A genomic window from Chaetodon auriga isolate fChaAug3 chromosome 13, fChaAug3.hap1, whole genome shotgun sequence includes:
- the neurod1 gene encoding neurogenic differentiation factor 1, producing MTRSVRDEQVSVDSEGQQEPHSPAEGETERGGGGGEEEDDHLHHLDEDEDDEDDEEEEEEEDGENKPKRRGPKKKKMTKARMQRFKVRRMKANARERNRMHGLNDALESLRKVVPCYSKTQKLSKIETLRLAKNYIWALSEILRSGKAPDLMSFVQALCKGLSQPTTNLVAGCLQLNPRTFLPEQTPDLPTHLPSSGTVAYPGHFSYQSPGLTAGLPSPPYGTMEPSHIFHQVKGQPYGPLEPFFDGVLVSDGPAFDPPLSPPLSINGNFSSFKHEAVAAADYDKSFSFSVHYGGGGPGGHAAIYGGGGSNPRCGELQVDGLMGFDGQSHHERLMNAQLNAIFHDS from the exons ATGACGAGGTCAGTGAGAGACGAGCAAGTGTCAGTGGACTCAGAGGGGCAGCAGGAGCCTCACAGCCCCgcagaaggagagacagagagaggaggaggaggaggagaggaggaggacgaccacctccaccatctggacgaggatgaggacgacgaggacgacgaggaagaggaggaggaagaggacggcGAGAACAAACCCAAGAGGCGAGGgcctaagaagaagaagatgacgAAGGCTCGTATGCAGAG gtttaaGGTTCGTCGAATGAAAGCCAACGCACGGGAGAGGAACCGTATGCATGGGCTAAATGACGCTTTGGAGAGTCTCCGCAAAGTCGTCCCTTGTTACTCCAAAACCCAGAAACTGTCAAAGATTGAGACGCTCCGCCTCGCAAAGAACTACATCTGGGCCTTGAGTGAGATCCTGCGCTCCGGCAAGGCACCCGACCTCATGAGCTTCGTCCAGGCGCTCTGCAAAG GTCTGTCTCAGCCAACCACTAACCTGGTGGCGGGCTGCCTGCAGCTGAATCCTCGGACCTTCCTGCCGGAGCAGACACCCGACCTGCCCACTCACCTTCCCTCCTCCGGCACCGTTGCCTATCCGGGACACTTCTCCTACCAGAGCCCTGGTCTGACGGCCGGCCTGCCCAGCCCACCCTACGGCACCATGGAGCCGTCCCACATCTTCCaccaggtcaaaggtcagcccTACGGCCCACTGGAGCCCTTCTTTGATGGCGTCCTGGTGTCGGACGGCCCGGCGTTTGACCCGCCCCTCAGCCCTCCGCTCAGCATCAACGGGAACTTCTCATCCTTCAAGCACGAGGCCGTCGCAGCTGCTGACTACGACAAGAGTTTCTCCTTCAGTGTGCACTACGGGGGAGGAGGGCCTGGGGGACACGCCGCCATCTACGGTGGTGGGGGGTCCAACCCACGGTGTGGTGAGCTGCAGGTGGACGGGCTGATGGGCTTTGATGGACAATCGCACCACGAGCGGCTGATGAATGCCCAGCTGAACGCCATCTTCCACGACTCCTGA